The Mammaliicoccus sciuri genome window below encodes:
- a CDS encoding dipeptide epimerase, with the protein MFITDIKYYRYETPLKKPFKTALRTVEVIESIYVFIETNYEDVIGVGEAVPTYVITGDTKGGIEAAIEEVFKPLLINRPLTKDLLDEIHQVIVGNTSAKAAIDIALYDLLAQEAELPLYQYINHNPGNKSLETCYTVSLNDADEMVEDGLRYVEDGFNHLKIKVGKDDVSTDLNRLQALRSSLPSEVILSADANQAWDEKGARHALKHFDEADLNIESIEQPVGRYEYKVLGALSQEFKIPLMVDEGLFSIHDAERLVEVGATNIWNIKLMKTGGIHQALKIHDIAKGEAIPCMVGCMMETHVSVTAALHFSLAAEQVNRVDFDAPLMVVERQVDGGITYEGAKVTVSEGTGLGIDRESLYKKVSS; encoded by the coding sequence ATGTTTATAACAGATATAAAATACTATAGATATGAAACACCTTTGAAGAAGCCTTTTAAAACAGCACTGAGAACAGTAGAGGTTATTGAAAGTATATATGTATTTATTGAAACGAATTATGAAGATGTTATAGGTGTTGGTGAAGCTGTACCTACATATGTTATTACCGGTGATACAAAAGGTGGTATAGAAGCTGCGATTGAAGAAGTCTTTAAGCCACTATTAATTAACCGACCTTTAACGAAAGACTTACTAGATGAAATTCATCAAGTCATAGTAGGTAATACAAGTGCTAAAGCTGCAATAGATATTGCGCTTTATGACTTATTAGCACAAGAAGCAGAATTGCCTTTATATCAATATATTAATCATAACCCAGGAAATAAATCTTTAGAAACTTGTTATACCGTGAGTCTAAACGATGCTGATGAAATGGTAGAAGATGGTTTGAGATATGTAGAAGATGGCTTTAACCATTTGAAGATAAAAGTGGGTAAAGATGATGTCTCTACAGATTTAAATAGATTACAAGCATTACGTTCTTCTTTACCAAGTGAGGTTATTTTAAGTGCGGATGCAAACCAAGCATGGGATGAAAAAGGCGCGCGTCATGCATTGAAACATTTTGATGAAGCAGATTTAAATATTGAGAGCATCGAACAACCTGTAGGGAGATATGAGTATAAGGTACTAGGTGCGCTATCTCAAGAATTCAAAATACCTTTAATGGTAGATGAAGGATTGTTTAGTATACATGATGCCGAGAGGCTTGTAGAAGTTGGTGCGACAAATATATGGAATATAAAACTGATGAAGACTGGTGGTATTCATCAAGCATTAAAAATACATGATATTGCTAAAGGTGAAGCGATACCTTGCATGGTTGGATGTATGATGGAAACACATGTATCCGTTACGGCAGCTTTGCATTTTAGTTTAGCAGCAGAACAAGTGAATCGTGTTGATTTTGATGCGCCTTTAATGGTGGTTGAGCGACAAGTTGATGGTGGTATTACTTATGAAGGTGCTAAAGTAACCGTTTCAGAAGGAACAGGGTTAGGAATAGATCGTGAATCTTTATATAAGAAGGTGAGCTCATGA